One window from the genome of Cryptomeria japonica chromosome 6, Sugi_1.0, whole genome shotgun sequence encodes:
- the LOC131071468 gene encoding filament-like plant protein 7, which yields MDRRNWLWRRKSLEKTVSTVDQADTLPAERACEEQDLKSAVTEYSDETTNQLMLSNNVKDLRERLAAALAESNAKDDLVKQHAKVAEEAVSGWEKAREDAVSLKQELDAARQQKVAAEDRVSHLDGALKECMRQLRHVREEQEQAIHDVVMKKARELDMIQQELEAKLAETNRRLLEMGAENSALHKSLQEWMRQLDEVREGKIQAEAEVSVSQIRLRSLEEENASVKYEICVLEKELEIRNEEKEYNRKSADAANRQHSESMKKIAKLETECQRLRVLVRKKLPGPAAVAQMRMEVETLSKDTAEWKRKRLNARKGGLGSVSEDQFSDSAQENSIKQIQFLSERLFSMEAETEILKNTIAKRNSELQASRVMCARTANKLSKVESQLDGLCKENGISRINGTATDGHMDLSKYVKMTSEPSLASISEDGGNEDEASCAESWATALISELAHFKKEKPSMLKNKVLESPEFDLMDDFIEMERLATVSSEKQEESPTFSGKTKELSGSHTELKTNKNGNTLPIMDKKVPLEESPTKREADVLVAKKHKEQTQQSSTFESRMPVNELAFSSTQEILHMILNTHAKGKNMDEVLENVKAAITASQHSDSEQISKIKEKLTCLKVLSTPGFENGSLDEPISGQFSPQSPSEGNSSEDEISPFSCSKHNKEASVDSKLNASIHKILELIEGFVHSNSVENAHSENMPLNSTGSLPIQNSISVPGYSMRVLQWQNSELNSLIQSLAKVCSDLLQGKADIVEFVEKISFALDWIVNHFFSLQDVSSMRAIIKKQLAWDDELHSGSESEGHGGDSPTFGQGKSKRVEKGQYENQSITSTLAAGASELNLTSNDINKVEVSQKLISDKESLEHHFCEENNKLKVELTILQSEKQELEAMFQLANKNIEALKSQLLESEKKIEDLQKQLIAIKELKLSLEKERENHISMNEELEFQLKAARAELYQFQEKFTSLQAELEEKGSCFQELEATCLDLQLQLESGGKDDNSKDENTALLSESTADEQKRLKKEREILAANKKLAECQQTILTVEKQLKALASPSKAKDISLQSPSVPHFSEKTTPSVNTHASLLDRMQAETIAEESQDCVADEGSQDCVADKSTTKDVLCSGTEKEDSYQESSTPRNGKTGLFYGWQMPSESSSIGGHKHEKNVSGGNAQSETTMTSPVSPAKFFSMKLTNSGSESPKDSNADVTGSASPKKRSHGGAFSRFLRRKKKGY from the exons GATCTGAAGTCAGCTGTGACTGAGTATTCTGATgaaacaacaaatcaattgatgCTCTCAAATAATGTGAAAGATCTACGTGAAAGACTAGCTGCTGCTCTTGCTGAAAGCAATGCTAAAGATGATCTAGTAAAACAACATGCGAAGGTTGCTGAAGAAGCTGTGTCAG GCTGGGAAAAAGCTAGAGAGGATGCAGTTTCTCTGAAACAAGAACTTGATGCTGCACGCCAGCAGAAAGTTGCAGCTGAAGATCGCGTTTCTCATCTTGATGGAGCATTGAAAGAATGCATGCGACAACTACGCCATGTACGAGAAGAACAAGAGCAGGCCATCCATGATGTTGTCATGAAGAAAGCTAGAGAACTAGATATGATTCAGCAAGAACTAGAAGCAAAACTGGCAGAAACAAATCGAAGGCTACTAGAAATGGGTGCAGAAAACAGTGCACTTCACAAGTCTCTTCAAGAGTGGATGAGGCAACTGGACGAAGTGAGGGAAGGCAAAATTCAGGCTGAAGCTGAAGTAAGTGTGTCGCAGATAAGACTAAGATCTTTGGAAGAGGAGAATGCTTCAGTAAAATATGAAATTTGTGTCCTAGAAAAGGAACTAGAAATACGCAATGAAGAGAAAGAGTACAATAGAAAATCAGCTGATGCTGCTAACAGGCAACATTCAGAGAGCATGAAAAAAATTGCCAAATTAGAGACAGAATGCCAGAGATTGCGCGTTCTTGTCCGGAAAAAATTGCCTGGGCCTGCTGCTGTGGCTCAGATGAGGATGGAAGTTGAAACACTTTCAAAGGATACAGCTGAGTGGAAAAGAAAAAGGCTGAATGCAAGAAAAGGGGGATTGGGGTCAGTGTCAGAGGATCAATTTAGTGATAGTGCTCAGGAAAATAGCATAAAACAAATACAGTTCCTGTCAGAGCGCTTGTTCTCTATGGAAGCAGAAACTGAAATTCTCAAAAATACTATAGCAAAGAGGAACAGTGAACTTCAAGCTTCAAGGGTAATGTGTGCGCGGACAGCTAATAAGTTATCAAAGGTTGAGTCACAATTAGATGGTCTGTGTAAAGAGAATGGTATCAGTCGAATAAATGGCACAGCTACTGATGGTCACATGGATTTGTCAAAATATGTCAAAATGACATCTGAACCAAGCCTTGCTTCAATCTCTGAGGATGGAGGCAATGAAGATGAAGCTAGCTGTGCTGAGTCTTGGGCAACTGCATTGATTTCAGAACTTGCACATTTTAAGAAAGAGAAACCAAGCATGCTGAAAAATAAGGTACTTGAATCACCagaatttgatttgatggatgattttattgAAATGGAACGTTTAGCCACAGTTTCTTCTGAAAAGCAAGAAGAGTCACCAACATTTTCTGGAAAAACAAAAGAGCTATCCGGCAGCCATACTGaattgaaaacaaacaaaaatGGCAATACATTACCTATAATGGATAAGAAAGTTCCTTTAGAAGAAAGCCCTACAAAGAGGGAAGCTGATGTTCTAGTGGCTAAAAAACACAAAGAACAAACACAGCAGTCTTCAACCTTTGAATCTAGGATGCCAGTCAATGAGTTAGCCTTTTCCAGCACTCAAGAGATTTTGCACATGATTTTAAACACCCATGCAAAAGGGAAGAACATGGATGAAGTCTTGGAGAATGTCAAGGCTGCTATTACAGCATCTCAACATTCAGACAGTGAACAAATtagcaaaataaaagaaaagttgaCTTGTCTGAAAGTTTTAAGTACTCCCGGTTTTGAGAATGGTTCTTTAGATGAACCCATATCAGGTCAGTTCTCACCACAATCTCCCTCTGAAGGAAATTCTTCTGAAGATGAAATCAGTCCATTTTCATGTTCCAAACATAATAAAGAAGCCTCCGTTGACTCAAAGTTGAATGCCTCTATTCATAAAATACTGGAGCTTATTGAAGGCTTTGTTCATTCAAACTCTGTTGAGAATGCTCATTCTGAGAATATGCCACTAAATTCTACTGGATCTCTTCCCATTCAAAACTCTATATCTGTTCCGGGCTATAGTATGCGCGTTCTTCAATGGCAGAATTCTGAGTTGAACTCTCTCATTCAAAGTCTTGCAAAGGTTTGCAGTGATCTTCTTCAAGGAAAGGCTGACATAGTGGAGTTTGTTGAAAAGATTAGTTTTGCATTAGACTGGATTGTAAATCATTTTTTCTCACTTCAAGATGTGTCAAGCATGAGAGCTATAATCAAGAAACAATTGGCATGGGATGATGAATTGCATAGTGGCAGTGAATCAGAAGGTCATGGTGGAGATAGCCCAACATTTGGGCAAGGAAAGTCTAAAAGGGTTGAGAAGGGGCAATATGAAAATCAATCTATAACTTCTACACTTGCTGCTGGAGCTTCTGAGTTAAACTTAACTTCAAATGACATTAATAAGGTTGAAGTATCACAAAAATTGATATCAGACAAAGAATCGCTTGAACACCATTTTTGTGAAGAAAACAATAAACTTAAAGTGGAGCTCACTATCCTGCAATCAGAAAAACAAGAGCTGGAGGCGATGTTTCAACTAGCAAATAAGAATATTGAGGCACTCAAGTCTCAACTCCTAGAATCagagaaaaaaattgaagatttaCAGAAGCAGCTTATAGCAATTAAGGAATTAAAACTGTCtttggagaaagaaagagaaaatcaCATTTctatgaatgaagaacttgaatttCAACTCAAAGCTGCTAGAGCTGAATTATATCAGTTTCAAGAGAAATTCACCTCATTACAGGCGGAGCTCGAAGAGAAAGGCAGTTGTTTCCAGGAATTAGAGGCCACATGTCTTGACCTGCAATTACAATTGGAGAG TGGAGGCAAAGATGACAACTCTAAAGATGAAAATACTGCACTTTTATCCGAGTCTACTGCAGATGAACAGAAGCGACTGAAAAAG GAAAGAGAAATTTTAGCTGCCAACAAGAAGCTAGCTGAATGCCAACAGACTATACTCACTGTAGAGAAACAACTGAAGGCGCTTGCATCCCCAAGTAAGGCAAAAGATATTTCTCTACAGTCACCTTCAGTTCCCCATTTCTCCGAAAAGACTACTCCAAGTGTAAACACACATGCCTCACTTCTGGACCGTATGCAAGCAGAAACAATAGCTGAGGAGTCTCAGGATTGTGTAGCAGACGAGGGGTCTCAGGATTGTGTAGCAgacaaatctacaacaaaagatgttctCTGCTCAGGAACAGAAAAAGAGGATTCTTATCAAGAGTCGAGCACTCCCAGGAATGGTAAAACTGGATTGTTTTATGGTTGGCAGATGCCTTCAGAATCTTCGAGCATTGGTGGACATAAACATGAAAAGAATGTAAGTGGAGGCAATGCTCAATCTGAGACAACCATGACCTCACCAGTATCTCCAGCAAAATTCTTTAGCATGAAGCTAACGAATTCTGGAAgtgaatctccaaaagattctaatGCTGATGTAACTGGATCTGCTTCACCTAAAAAGCGAAGCCATGGGGGTGCATTTAGCAGATTTCTCAGGCGAAAGAAGAAAGGATATTGA